A part of Paenibacillus sp. sptzw28 genomic DNA contains:
- a CDS encoding PTS transporter subunit EIIC — translation MISAAHCTTRLRLVLHDERRADTTAIEKLDHVQGVFSRAGQYQIIFGIGIVNKIYKGLEEAIANASDNRVKPASAAPKKRNPVLAITKMLSNIFVPILPFLVATGLFIGLTGMIKSSHWAAPDSDWISLLNLFSASALLVLPIVIGFSAAKEFGGTPALGAFVGGILSHSDLLKPGTLGPDYLERLNVFGFQPASIGYQGTVIPILMSVYLMCAVEKGLRKVVHPSLALFVIPLTTVLSTGIVSLIAIGPLGAFIGGLLTQGLESVYSHGVGFIGGFLLGGLYSMIVITGLHHSLHAIEFGLIADPKIGVNFLLPVWSMANVAQGGAGLAVYFKTKNKKLKENAIPASISAFLGITEPVMFGMNVRLRKPFIGACIGGAAGGAYVVFTHVIANSYGLTGLPMVVLAAPLGIPNLLNYLIGFVIAVACAFTLTWLLGFDEGKEE, via the coding sequence ATTATAAGCGCAGCTCACTGCACTACCCGGCTGCGTTTGGTTCTGCATGACGAACGAAGAGCGGACACCACCGCCATAGAAAAACTGGACCATGTGCAGGGTGTGTTCTCCAGAGCGGGACAATACCAGATCATTTTCGGAATTGGAATCGTGAACAAGATCTATAAAGGTCTTGAAGAAGCGATTGCTAATGCATCCGATAATAGAGTGAAACCTGCCTCGGCCGCGCCGAAAAAACGGAATCCCGTGCTTGCAATTACGAAAATGTTGTCCAATATTTTTGTCCCGATACTCCCTTTTCTTGTAGCCACCGGTCTGTTTATCGGTCTGACCGGAATGATAAAGTCTTCTCACTGGGCTGCGCCGGATAGCGATTGGATCAGCTTGCTCAATCTTTTCTCAGCATCCGCACTTCTTGTTCTGCCCATTGTCATCGGGTTTAGCGCGGCGAAAGAATTCGGCGGTACTCCGGCTTTGGGGGCTTTTGTAGGCGGTATTTTATCGCATTCCGATTTATTGAAGCCGGGGACGCTTGGACCCGATTATCTTGAAAGGCTGAATGTATTCGGATTTCAGCCCGCATCAATCGGATATCAGGGAACGGTAATTCCGATATTGATGTCGGTTTATTTGATGTGTGCGGTTGAAAAGGGATTAAGAAAAGTCGTGCATCCGTCTTTGGCATTGTTCGTTATCCCGCTTACAACCGTCCTGTCTACCGGGATTGTCTCCCTAATTGCCATAGGGCCGCTGGGTGCATTCATCGGCGGATTGCTTACCCAAGGGTTAGAGAGCGTTTATTCGCATGGCGTCGGATTTATAGGCGGGTTCCTATTGGGCGGGTTATATTCAATGATCGTGATTACTGGACTTCATCATAGTTTACATGCAATCGAGTTCGGTTTGATTGCCGACCCCAAAATCGGGGTTAACTTTCTGCTGCCTGTATGGTCCATGGCCAATGTCGCGCAAGGCGGCGCCGGTTTGGCGGTCTATTTTAAAACAAAAAACAAAAAGCTCAAGGAAAACGCCATCCCTGCGTCGATTTCTGCCTTCTTAGGCATCACGGAGCCTGTCATGTTTGGTATGAACGTGCGATTAAGAAAACCGTTTATCGGTGCTTGCATTGGGGGAGCGGCAGGCGGCGCATACGTTGTATTTACTCATGTAATCGCAAATTCTTATGGTTTGACGGGTCTTCCGATGGTGGTCCTGGCAGCGCCTTTAGGCATACCCAACTTACTCAACTACCTCATAGGCTTTGTCATTGCCGTGGCTTGCGCTTTCACATTGACTTGGCTTCTTGGATTTGATGAAGGAAAAGAGGAGTAG
- a CDS encoding PTS glucose transporter subunit IIA, with protein MFKKWFGLRDHRITEEIIISPLSGKVLTMEEVPDPTFSRTMAGMGIAIDPVEGKVGAPVDGEIIHLFRTKHAVWIRTGSGLDILIHIGLDTVSMNGEGFTTYVETGDRVMKGQPLIDFSLDLVRLKATSPITPMMIIHSDQIEKLEILLPECAEMGITPLMKVKVKS; from the coding sequence ATGTTTAAAAAATGGTTTGGTCTTCGGGATCATCGGATTACAGAAGAAATCATTATCTCACCCTTAAGCGGAAAAGTGCTGACCATGGAGGAAGTGCCCGACCCTACCTTTTCCAGGACTATGGCCGGAATGGGAATTGCAATCGATCCGGTGGAAGGAAAGGTCGGCGCTCCCGTAGATGGGGAGATCATTCACCTTTTCCGAACCAAGCATGCTGTTTGGATTCGTACCGGGAGCGGATTGGACATACTCATTCACATCGGTCTGGATACGGTTTCGATGAATGGGGAGGGATTTACAACTTACGTCGAGACAGGGGACCGGGTAATGAAGGGACAACCGCTGATCGACTTTTCGCTTGATCTGGTTCGGCTGAAAGCGACAAGTCCCATCACTCCCATGATGATCATTCATTCAGATCAAATTGAAAAATTGGAAATTTTGCTGCCGGAATGCGCTGAAATGGGAATTACCCCGCTCATGAAGGTAAAAGTAAAATCTTAA
- a CDS encoding PRD domain-containing protein has protein sequence MKINKILNNNAIVIKDWDGEKIVMGSGIAFQKKKNDPVDQSRIEKIFVMKDQTKHQQFEEILSTLPEEHIQVSEQIISHAENQLKVKINEHIHIALTDHLSFALERLAKGMIIKNTLLNEIKVLYAKEFQIGLFAKTLIKEKLGIEIPEDEVGYIALHIYTAKMNAGEMAKTLNITSMIRDIIAGIEGCLNIKLAEETVSYERLVTHLRFAVQRSESGEPFHELDPEMVQLIKEKFKESFLCAQEAGQFVKDEYDFELHESELAYITMQIQRIKTRELV, from the coding sequence ATGAAAATTAACAAGATATTAAACAATAATGCGATTGTGATCAAGGATTGGGACGGGGAAAAGATTGTGATGGGGTCAGGGATTGCGTTTCAGAAAAAAAAGAACGATCCCGTAGACCAATCCCGGATTGAAAAAATCTTTGTAATGAAGGATCAAACAAAGCATCAACAATTCGAAGAAATATTATCGACATTGCCGGAGGAGCATATTCAGGTATCCGAGCAGATCATATCCCATGCCGAAAATCAATTAAAGGTTAAAATAAATGAGCACATTCATATTGCGCTCACAGACCACCTGTCTTTTGCGCTTGAACGGCTGGCTAAAGGCATGATCATTAAAAATACGCTGCTAAACGAAATTAAAGTTTTATATGCTAAAGAATTTCAAATCGGACTTTTCGCGAAAACGCTAATAAAAGAAAAGCTCGGAATTGAAATTCCGGAGGATGAGGTCGGCTATATTGCTCTGCATATCTATACTGCGAAAATGAATGCGGGGGAAATGGCGAAAACGTTAAATATCACTTCTATGATACGGGACATCATAGCCGGAATAGAAGGTTGTTTGAATATCAAGCTTGCTGAGGAAACGGTATCATATGAGCGTTTAGTCACGCATCTGCGATTTGCCGTTCAGCGCTCTGAATCCGGCGAGCCTTTTCACGAATTGGATCCGGAAATGGTTCAACTCATTAAAGAGAAATTCAAGGAATCGTTTTTGTGCGCGCAAGAAGCGGGCCAATTTGTAAAAGATGAGTATGATTTTGAACTCCATGAGTCGGAGCTGGCGTATATCACCATGCAAATCCAACGGATTAAAACCAGGGAATTGGTTTAA
- a CDS encoding LD-carboxypeptidase: MAIKPLALQRGDTVGIVTLGSPLNADSINARIAYLQGMGLQVVLGRHVYAQNGFLAGTAAQRAQDLMDMFANPQVKLIMPVRGGVGVEGILPFLDYSFIHQHPKIVTGYSDITVLLNTLYRFSNVVTLHSLLLIDFNPETPPYNFEQFFTAASNPSIPRQILNPPRMPLIPRVTGSASGPIVGGNLTSMVGSLGTPYEIDTTGKILFIEETHEPINTVFRYIEQLRIAGKFAACSGILMGECTECIEAYGVTYDELINEFIVPLGKPLITNLASGHGRYKAAIPIGIQANINTYNNTITLLEPAVVYPPMG, encoded by the coding sequence TTGGCGATTAAACCGCTAGCTTTGCAACGGGGGGATACGGTAGGTATTGTAACACTGGGCAGCCCCCTCAATGCGGACTCGATCAATGCCCGTATCGCTTATTTGCAAGGCATGGGGCTTCAGGTGGTGTTGGGGCGGCATGTATATGCACAAAATGGATTTCTCGCCGGAACGGCTGCACAGCGAGCCCAAGATTTGATGGATATGTTTGCCAATCCGCAGGTGAAGCTGATAATGCCTGTAAGAGGCGGTGTGGGAGTTGAAGGCATTTTACCGTTTCTCGATTACTCTTTCATTCATCAACATCCGAAAATCGTCACCGGTTACAGCGACATTACTGTCTTATTGAACACACTGTATCGGTTTTCTAACGTCGTCACACTCCACAGCCTTCTTCTCATTGATTTTAATCCCGAAACGCCGCCATACAATTTCGAGCAGTTTTTTACCGCAGCCTCGAATCCGTCTATTCCCCGCCAAATATTGAATCCTCCGAGAATGCCGCTCATACCCAGAGTTACAGGCAGCGCCAGCGGGCCGATCGTGGGAGGAAATTTAACGTCCATGGTTGGCTCTCTTGGTACGCCATACGAAATCGATACGACTGGGAAAATTCTCTTTATCGAAGAAACGCATGAGCCGATCAATACCGTTTTCCGTTATATCGAGCAATTAAGGATTGCCGGCAAATTCGCGGCTTGCAGCGGAATCCTTATGGGCGAGTGCACCGAATGTATCGAGGCCTACGGTGTAACTTACGATGAATTAATCAACGAATTTATAGTGCCGCTCGGCAAGCCGTTAATAACCAATCTTGCTTCAGGTCACGGGCGCTATAAAGCCGCCATACCGATCGGTATCCAAGCAAATATCAACACTTACAACAACACGATCACACTGTTAGAACCAGCCGTTGTTTACCCGCCTATGGGCTGA
- a CDS encoding class I SAM-dependent methyltransferase produces MPMFDWFYDEVRQVGTDFTDAEQVKRYDSNMGDRSGEIQKLIDVLKLDSSQTVLEIGTGTGSIATGLAAVCEHVYAIDVSKAMLDYAAAKARRHEVGNITFAEGGFLSYRHSGKPITRIISHFALHHLPDFWKSVAIQRMYDQLENGGILYIHDVVFSFPVHSFETSIDTWIESIARSGSSFDAAELCAHIRDEFSTYGWILEGMLRSSGFHLASAEYNGNTYATYLCMKRE; encoded by the coding sequence ATGCCTATGTTTGATTGGTTTTATGATGAAGTACGGCAGGTGGGGACGGACTTTACGGATGCGGAGCAGGTGAAGAGATATGATTCCAATATGGGTGATCGGTCGGGTGAAATACAAAAGCTGATTGACGTATTGAAGCTCGACAGCTCCCAAACGGTACTTGAGATCGGTACTGGAACGGGGAGCATTGCGACAGGATTGGCAGCAGTGTGTGAACATGTATACGCAATTGATGTTTCGAAAGCGATGCTCGATTATGCGGCTGCGAAAGCCCGCCGGCACGAGGTGGGGAACATCACTTTCGCTGAGGGAGGTTTTTTATCCTATCGCCATTCCGGTAAGCCGATTACTCGTATCATCTCTCATTTCGCGCTTCATCATCTGCCTGATTTTTGGAAGTCGGTTGCCATTCAAAGGATGTATGACCAGCTGGAAAATGGCGGAATACTGTATATTCATGATGTTGTATTTTCATTTCCGGTTCACAGCTTTGAGACATCGATTGACACCTGGATTGAGAGTATAGCCCGAAGCGGTTCTTCTTTTGATGCAGCTGAATTGTGCGCACATATAAGGGATGAATTTTCAACCTACGGCTGGATATTGGAGGGAATGCTTAGAAGCTCCGGATTTCACCTGGCAAGCGCAGAATATAACGGCAATACTTACGCAACATACTTGTGCATGAAGAGGGAATGA
- a CDS encoding helix-turn-helix domain-containing protein, with amino-acid sequence MEVIGRLNRMKEEMLAGQTHYRLRLELLVQDLVIELDRMLNGQRKTCEEEWHSYVKNYMDLHFNENINLQTLADLTGYSCDRFRHKFKESTGYSPNQYLLLKRLESAKEKLLFTNKSVTEISQESGFSSSSQFCHLFKKYTGEAPTKLRCKKMQ; translated from the coding sequence ATGGAAGTAATAGGACGATTGAACCGGATGAAGGAAGAAATGCTTGCCGGACAAACTCATTACCGTTTAAGGTTAGAGCTTCTTGTTCAAGATTTGGTTATCGAGCTCGACCGGATGCTTAACGGACAGCGCAAAACCTGCGAAGAAGAATGGCATTCCTATGTAAAAAACTATATGGACCTGCACTTTAACGAAAATATAAATTTGCAGACGCTTGCCGACCTTACGGGGTACAGCTGCGACCGGTTCCGACATAAATTCAAGGAATCTACCGGGTACTCGCCGAATCAATATTTATTGCTGAAGCGGCTGGAATCGGCGAAGGAAAAACTTTTATTTACCAATAAAAGTGTCACCGAGATTTCACAGGAAAGCGGTTTTTCCAGCTCGTCGCAGTTCTGCCATCTCTTCAAAAAGTACACCGGCGAAGCCCCGACCAAGCTGCGATGCAAAAAAATGCAGTGA
- a CDS encoding DUF2203 domain-containing protein, with protein MTNKTFTVSEANAMLPQLQEDLRKLQALTREFELQYSELRKKKVGKGQPSVSPEVGKDPFFEMEGQLEFMRMEADLLINNFERKGVLLKMINPGLIDFPAVLDGEDVLICWKEGEERISHYHGWNDGFAGRKSLPEE; from the coding sequence ATGACGAATAAAACGTTTACGGTGAGCGAAGCGAACGCAATGCTGCCGCAGCTGCAGGAGGACTTGCGGAAGCTGCAGGCGCTCACCAGAGAGTTTGAGCTTCAATATTCAGAGCTGCGGAAGAAGAAAGTGGGGAAAGGACAGCCTTCCGTGAGCCCGGAGGTTGGCAAGGATCCGTTCTTTGAGATGGAAGGCCAGCTTGAGTTTATGCGAATGGAAGCGGATCTGTTAATTAACAACTTCGAGCGAAAGGGTGTTCTGCTGAAGATGATAAACCCCGGTCTGATTGACTTTCCGGCCGTATTGGACGGGGAGGACGTACTGATTTGCTGGAAGGAAGGGGAAGAACGAATCTCGCATTATCACGGCTGGAACGACGGCTTTGCCGGCCGGAAATCACTTCCGGAAGAGTGA